A stretch of Thermoanaerobaculales bacterium DNA encodes these proteins:
- a CDS encoding type II toxin-antitoxin system PemK/MazF family toxin, whose protein sequence is MTPELRRGDVVLVRFDPAEGREIRKTRPAVVVSNDVACRLDAVLQIVPVTSLPDRPLRPYESRVGPTSSGLAKPSRAVANQLRTVARHRISKRLGLLEAGELEALDRAISIQLGLRREP, encoded by the coding sequence GTGACCCCCGAGCTCCGCCGAGGCGACGTCGTCCTGGTCCGCTTCGACCCGGCAGAGGGTCGAGAGATCCGGAAGACCCGCCCGGCGGTCGTCGTCTCGAACGACGTCGCCTGCCGGCTCGACGCGGTGCTCCAGATCGTGCCCGTGACATCGCTGCCCGACCGCCCCCTCCGACCCTACGAAAGCCGCGTCGGCCCGACGTCGAGCGGCCTCGCCAAGCCCTCCCGTGCGGTCGCCAACCAGCTTCGCACGGTTGCCCGGCACCGCATCAGCAAGCGCCTTGGCCTCCTCGAAGCCGGCGAGCTCGAAGCCCTCGACCGCGCGATCTCGATCCAGCTCGGCCTCCGCCGCGAGCCCTGA
- a CDS encoding sigma-54 dependent transcriptional regulator encodes MEGRILIVDDDASVRTVLRRILGSAGYSVQEAGDAFQALDLLDAQPPDAALLDLKMPGMDGLGLIANLRQRGLEIPVVVLTGHGDEFTSQQVLDAGAAAYLTKPPDRADLLLAVRGAVAQGRVARELAEAEEPPPLLGTSVAVELVRQQIARVAPSHATVLIQGESGTGKELVARRLHHLSERARRPFVRVNCAAIPSELIESELFGHEKGSFTGAHRRQIGKFVQADSGTIFLDEVGDMSLSTQAKVLRVLQDGEVEPVGAGRPFQVDVRVVAATNKDLPANVREATFREDLYYRLAVVVLVTPPLRDHLDDIPLLVDHFTAHYCREYNRRPKRWSPAALEQLRRHRWPGNVRELKNVVERAVIMELEDTIDRVAIAGAPGAAAGAESLLDASTLAAFQQASEIAYLRHQLDRHGWNVAATARAIDTPRSNLYKKLQAYGISREDT; translated from the coding sequence ATGGAAGGCCGCATTCTGATCGTCGATGACGACGCCTCGGTCCGCACCGTGCTGCGCCGGATCCTGGGCTCTGCCGGGTACAGCGTGCAGGAGGCGGGTGACGCGTTCCAGGCCCTCGACCTGCTCGATGCCCAGCCCCCGGACGCCGCCCTGCTCGACCTCAAGATGCCCGGCATGGACGGGCTCGGGCTGATCGCCAACCTGCGCCAGCGCGGCCTCGAGATCCCGGTCGTGGTGCTGACCGGTCACGGCGACGAGTTCACCTCCCAGCAGGTGCTCGACGCCGGGGCCGCCGCCTACCTCACCAAGCCGCCCGACCGGGCCGACCTCCTGCTCGCGGTGCGCGGCGCGGTCGCCCAGGGCCGGGTGGCCCGGGAGCTGGCCGAGGCGGAGGAGCCGCCGCCGCTGCTCGGCACGAGTGTCGCCGTCGAGCTGGTCCGGCAGCAGATCGCCAGGGTCGCGCCGTCCCACGCCACGGTCCTCATCCAGGGCGAGTCGGGGACCGGCAAGGAGCTGGTGGCCCGCCGCCTGCACCACCTCTCGGAGCGGGCCCGGCGGCCGTTCGTCCGTGTCAACTGCGCGGCGATCCCGAGCGAGCTCATCGAGTCCGAGCTGTTCGGCCACGAGAAGGGATCGTTCACCGGCGCCCACCGCCGGCAGATCGGCAAGTTCGTCCAGGCCGACAGCGGCACCATCTTCCTCGACGAGGTCGGCGACATGAGCCTGAGCACCCAGGCCAAGGTGCTGCGGGTGCTGCAGGACGGCGAGGTCGAGCCGGTCGGCGCCGGCCGTCCGTTCCAGGTCGACGTGCGGGTGGTGGCGGCCACCAACAAGGACCTGCCGGCCAACGTCCGCGAGGCCACCTTCCGCGAGGACCTCTACTACCGGCTGGCGGTGGTGGTGCTGGTGACCCCGCCGCTGCGCGACCACCTGGACGACATTCCGCTCCTGGTCGACCACTTCACCGCCCACTACTGCCGCGAGTACAACCGCCGCCCCAAGCGGTGGAGCCCGGCGGCGCTTGAGCAGCTGCGCCGGCACCGCTGGCCGGGGAACGTCCGCGAGCTGAAGAACGTCGTCGAGCGGGCCGTCATCATGGAGCTCGAGGACACCATCGACCGGGTCGCGATCGCCGGCGCTCCGGGCGCGGCCGCGGGCGCCGAGAGCCTGCTCGATGCGTCGACGCTGGCCGCGTTCCAGCAGGCGTCCGAGATCGCCTACCTGCGCCACCAGCTCGACCGCCACGGCTGGAACGTCGCCGCGACGGCACGGGCCATCGACACCCCGCGCTCGAACCTCTACAAGAAGCTCCAGGCGTATGGGATCAGCCGGGAGGACACGTGA
- the pyrE gene encoding orotate phosphoribosyltransferase, with protein MINCITLADLAVHGAHQKGHFRLSSGLHSSDYLQCALYLANPVRAERAGQELAQSITAAMVEPGAIVAPALGGLIIGHETARAFRVPFFFTERVEGKMALRRGFGVDPKQAIVVVEDVVTTGGSSNEVIDLLEGLGACVIGVASLVNRSDADNPFDPRPYTALLRASFPTWKPTACPLCRQGRPLVKPGSRPVK; from the coding sequence GTGATCAACTGCATCACCCTCGCCGATCTGGCGGTCCATGGCGCCCACCAGAAGGGCCACTTTCGCCTCTCCTCCGGGCTCCACTCGTCCGACTACCTGCAGTGCGCCCTCTACCTCGCCAACCCGGTGCGCGCCGAGCGCGCCGGCCAGGAGCTGGCGCAGTCGATCACCGCGGCGATGGTCGAGCCGGGTGCGATCGTCGCACCAGCCCTCGGCGGGCTGATCATCGGGCACGAGACCGCGCGAGCGTTCAGGGTGCCGTTCTTCTTCACCGAGCGGGTGGAGGGGAAGATGGCGCTGCGCCGGGGCTTCGGGGTCGATCCCAAGCAGGCGATCGTGGTCGTCGAGGACGTGGTGACGACCGGCGGCTCGTCGAACGAGGTCATCGACCTGCTCGAGGGCCTCGGCGCCTGCGTCATCGGCGTCGCGTCGCTGGTGAACCGCTCGGACGCTGACAACCCCTTCGACCCTCGGCCCTACACCGCCCTGCTGCGGGCCTCGTTCCCGACCTGGAAGCCCACCGCATGCCCGCTCTGCCGGCAGGGCAGGCCGCTCGTCAAGCCGGGGTCGAGGCCGGTCAAGTAG
- a CDS encoding NYN domain-containing protein — protein MPLLVDGTNLLHSLPRSARSRPAVRALVLEATRHERMSVVVVFDGPPAAGAPAQEALGRVTIVHSGAASADDVIISRIPAGRRAREWVVVTDDRGLAGRARERGATVRTLAEWSTRPRPTPPRARAEAKLSSSEVAAWQEVFTRGRKDDS, from the coding sequence ATGCCGCTCCTCGTCGACGGCACCAACCTCCTCCACAGTCTCCCGCGATCGGCCCGGTCGCGCCCGGCCGTTCGCGCGCTGGTGCTGGAGGCGACCCGACACGAGCGGATGTCGGTGGTGGTGGTGTTCGACGGTCCGCCGGCCGCCGGCGCGCCGGCCCAGGAGGCGCTGGGCCGGGTGACCATCGTCCACTCCGGCGCCGCCTCCGCCGACGACGTGATCATCAGCAGGATCCCGGCCGGGCGGAGGGCCCGTGAGTGGGTCGTGGTGACCGACGACCGCGGCCTCGCGGGACGCGCCCGCGAACGCGGGGCCACTGTCCGTACGCTGGCCGAGTGGAGCACGCGCCCTCGGCCCACGCCGCCGAGGGCCCGCGCCGAGGCCAAGCTGTCGTCGAGCGAGGTCGCCGCGTGGCAGGAGGTCTTCACGCGCGGCCGCAAGGACGATTCGTAA